In a genomic window of Macaca nemestrina isolate mMacNem1 chromosome 18, mMacNem.hap1, whole genome shotgun sequence:
- the LOC105482987 gene encoding protein FRG2-like, with protein MALCCFCHESESSSHEENFKKMKINSKDSCQDSAGNRSGEERSLMLKKKPKSSTALHSSEIQETCDAHHRGPFMVYTRCSKWHS; from the exons AATCAGAGTCGAGCTCACATGaggaaaatttcaagaaaatgaaaatcaattcCAAGGACAGCTGCCAAGACAGTGCAG GGAACCGTTCAGGAGAGGAGCGCAGCTTGATgttgaaaaagaaaccaaagtcCTCCACTGCTTTGCACAGCAGTGAAATCCAGGAGACCTGTGATGCCCACCACAGAGGGCCTTTCATGGTTTACACTAGGTGTAGCAAGTGGCACAGTTAA